tttgctttgacagttttagaattattggtaaagaaaattatatctatagGCCTTTAAttatagttcaatattcaataaaattctaaattcagagcaaattcaaccttgtgaattgagtttaaggttaaattttgcaaatgcgggtacttgaattgagtgccaagaagttgtgtttggcactcattgagtggggacgttttttgacggctgattgtgcatccactttttaataggagatcgatgattacGCTACACGAAAATTTTAAGGCTACTGTTTAGTACTACTAATACTAAGTATAAAGTACTATCATACTGGTCACGATCATGCAGGGTGCATTACTGTATCACACTCACCAAAGCGATCGGTCCTTGGGGGCTGCCCGCCGGTACGCTGGTGCGACTCAAGCGTACTTCGTCGGTAACTGGAGTTCTTGAGGCTGAATAccataatacaattattaataatagttatttataacacatttaacctaatgtatctcattacgcacatgtgccgtaatgtaatataaaacctttgtcatccgtctaaaaatgaacggtacttttttaaatcagagagtatatatttttaaaagagttTTACGTCAAAAAAGGGCTCAACatttaactttgtgagataaaatataataaaaagacatttaattctttaattttaataattttgacaataaatgtcacccctggaaaacaggcaaagatgcaaattcgttttcagaaagtgtgtttcctcgcaaatgtgttatagaacgtcgtatgacatgcgtgcgctttgataattacagcctctgcttccgtACTATAGCTCTAGCCAaggcttgcaatatcgcctctgctgtaattttcaacttaccgcacttatatcataatgtactattataccactgtcatgtaatgagtGCCATTGTAGCACGATTGATTTTTGTGCAAAGAGGCAAAGTGGAATTGTAAATAGGCAGCActagtgctacaatggctaattgcgtgcagtggcatacaatactttttctactaccatgataaaataaataaaacgattaagaaaacttggtaaataatatggATTACATTAGTATGTATCGATTCGTTGTATGATAAAGTACAGCACATACCAGAGTTTATAGGGAGAGGACCCAAGGCAGCCACCGGCGGCTTGGAGAGCGGTGGATGGTGAGCGCCGCGAGGCAGGCTGGCAGGCCCCGCGTATGCGCCGTGGTCTCCCTCGCCACCCCTGTATtcagattaaatacataatttatacttTCAACTACGTATATTAACTATGactaaataatataagaatgtgctggaatggcgaccccgcactagaaaacgcagtgtaggTCGATCGTCCACcacgtggactgacgacatcaagccagTCACAgagattcgttggatgcagtctgttcaggatcgtgatacctggaagtccctaaaaggcctatgttcttcAGCAGACATGCAACGtctattatgatgatgatgaaataaaaccacaaactttaaattaactaattaaataatttggaCAGGAAATAGATACTAtactacaatatttattatcttggGCTACGCAACAGAAGCAGAATGATGTCAAAATCTGAGAATGCTCagatgtttatttgtttgatctGAGTGACGTTTTAGTTTGGAGTCATCAGTTTTTTGGGGAGAATAACATATTAAATCAGTTATTCACTGTTCCTGATGACAATACTTTTATTCAATAACCCGGACAGATACGAACCTGACGACAACGGGCGGATCGTAGAGTGTGAGGAATCGGTCCGCGTGGTGCTGTGCGGACGGCGGGCGGTGCGGGAGCGCGGGCGACTGCACGCGCGCGTCCGTGGCCTCGGTGGCGCCGACCGGCATCATGTTAGCAGGCACGTTGTCCACGAGCCGGCGCACGTAGCCCGCGTCGCCGGCCTCGCCCGCCGTCAGAGGCGAAGTCTCAGCGGCAGGGGGCGGCGCTCGCTCTGCTTCGCACGGACGTTCAGTTGGCAGAGGTCGATCTGGAACGCTCGGCGAGGACACCACCACCCTGCTCACGTTAGCGGCCGGTTCGAACACCCCCGTGAGTTTGACGATTTCTGATATCATTTTCTTGGGTGGCTTCATTATAGGAGTGGGATTGCTCGGAGGAGCGGTGATGACGGGCGGAGCGACTGCGGTCGTCTTGATGATAGTTTCGGTTTCGCTCTTCGGTGGAACTACAGATTCTGCTAACTTAGGGAGCTTCGGCTCCTTAACTGCATCCTCACGTTTGAAATTATCGTCACTGCTGTCTATCGATGCGTCCGATAGGCTTCTGTCCCTCGTTCTCTTGACGCCCCTGGGAGATTTACGAATGTCACCCGAAGTGTTATTCTTCTCGGTGTTCGTCTTAAAGCCAGCCTGTCTTGTTgatctctttttgtttgtttctttgttatttcttgCTTGGGTTGCTGAGCCCTTTATCACTTCGTCAATAACGTCGTCGAATGTGCTACGTTGGATATCTTTTTCTTGTAAGCGTCTAGATTTTCGTGTATTCGCTGAGGGCGATACGAACACTTCCATCTTTTCTTCCTTCTGTTTTTCTGTGTTTTTTATCTGTTCTTTAGGCGTTATACTTAGAGTTGATGTTGCAATGGCGTTCGAGTGACCAGAAAGTGGACTTTTAATGGTCAGAATTAAACGGGGTCTTACTTCCGTTTTATTAGGTGATGTTACAGTTTCGTCCCCTGAATCTTCATGGAAATCATAAACATCTCCAGgcatgttatttaaattattagttaccgaattttttatttttttatctacttTTGCTCTGCTGCCTCTACCTCGCTTTGAAGATCCCCTTTGAGGTTTGGCTATTTGACGAGTTTGAACTCTGTCTTGATTCTTTTCTGTTTTCTTACCACGTCCACTGCGACCGCCCCTCTTACTAGTAGTTTTTCCAACCACAGTTTCTTCGATTACGTTACATTCTTGAAATTTTTCACTCTGAGACTGAATTCCTTTTGGAAGATCTGTACTACAAGCATCTTCTTTAATGGCTTCTTTAGctccaataaataaatcaatttgtgGATTCGTCTCTGATGAAATTCCTTCTGAGGTATTCTTAGTTTTAGAACCATTTACTTTATGGATTTCTTCCTTTTTCTCATCTGGGATGTCATTACATAAAGAATCGACTTTCTTAATAACAGATTCTATGTTCACGTCTTTAGCAGACCAAAAATCACCTTCATCtaagttttttatttcattacctTTATTTGGACTTGAGAGTAGGCTAAAAAATTTGTTGTTACTTTCATCATCTTTCGTGGCTAAGataatatcattattttcaGAAGTTTTACTGTCGTCAATGTTGTCCTTTGTATCATGAGAGTTCACATCAGAACTTTGTTGTCGTTTTGTTTCTAGATTACTACTATTAGAAATATTTTCTACCAAATTTGTAGATTTCACCTCTACGATTGCTGATGTTGTAATTTCGGTATCATTAATTTTCAGTATTGCATCGTCCGCTGTACTATTGTACTGTTTTTTAGTAGTAAGTTCTTTATTGCTATGACTTTCCTCGACCTTAGTGTTTTCATCTGTACTTTTTCTCCGATCGTAAGCAGGAGTAAtcaatgttaaattttttccaACGTTAACTTCCAATTTCTTTTCAGGGTCATTAGttacttttatttcatttgtattaTCTTTCAATAGCTCTTCAAAATCGGTTTCACATTTAACATTATCTGGCGTTGACACAGGGACTGGTTTCTGAATATCTAATTCtttcttttcaatatttatatcattatGCTGTGGCTGACAATGATTGGAAAAAGGAACAGATGGATGAGTATCATGTTCACTCTCACTTCTCGGATGTAATCGTATGGTAGCTTTTGGAGTGGTAGATGTGTTAAGCAACAATGGAGTCATGACTACATTTGCAAGGCTCGTTGTCGTCACTACAACAGTATTTGCAGATTCAGATTTGCCAAGGGACTGTGTGGGTCTTACAGTAGCCATGGATAACACAGAGGGTGTACTTTTATTAGTATCTAGTTGGATGACGTTTGTAATGGGATTCGTTGCAAGCAGTCTCTGTGAATTGATTGTATGAATCACATTTGACCCATTTCCTCTATTAACAGCCTCTTGAAGACTGCATACGACTGATTTAGTGCTACCTTGAATAATGGAAGATGGAGCGTGAGTAGCGACATGTATAATTGGTGGTAACAAACTTTGTTCAGTCTTATTAATGGAAACATCCCTCTTTTCTGGCAGTTGAGTCTTGCTGTTTAGTAAAACTTTATTGGAAAGCTGCAAAGTAGAATTAATGTTCCCGACGTGAATAGGATTCTGCACGGAAATAAGTCGATTTTGTGCTATTATAGTAGAATTTGTACTTTGATGTAATCTTGTAggtgataaaattatttttgtattctcaTTTATATTTTCAGGTTTTCTGGTATCCGATATTATCTTCGGTTGATGAATTAACTGTGTATTATTACCTAAACTTGATTTAGTCTGctgaattatattattaacatttaattgTTTGGAAATAGGTGTGAGAACTGGAGTTACAGGCAATCTATTGAAATGTAGTGGAGAGCCTTGTGTTTGAACTAAAACTGAGTTAGGTCTATTAGGAGATACCATAGCTCTGGCACCAGGTGATATGTGCATAGTCTGAATAGGGCTTAACGGCGGCTGCTGCATCCGAACTACAGTTACTTGACCTGGAGACCTTTGCTGTAACGTATTTGATGAAGCAATTCCGACAGAATTAATATTTTGCGGCGAACTCCCAAGGATGGTCATATTTGTCAAACGGGGTGACGTCATACCTTCAGTTCGTGGGCTCGTCTTAGGACTTAACAGCATCGGTTCATTACTAATTCTTGGGGAAATTACTATTCCTTGTGgtttttgatatattatatgtGGTTCTGGTATTTTTATTGTAGGCGGTTGCATAGTTGAAACTTGCGGCCTTATTATCTGGTTTATTACTTGGTAAGGGGTACCAACTCTTGTAGGATTTATTATAGGCCTTATGGAACTACCTATTTGTACGCCTTGGGTATGCGGCCCTTTTATCTGAACTATATTTGCTGTTATATGAGTAGGCTTGGTTTCATTGTGTTCTTTGTTGGTCATAGAACTCACGGGTATGTTTGTTTGAGGTTCAATTAGTTTACTATTTGATAAAGTCCAAGATCGAATTGGAGATGTTATGACCGGAGTTGCTGTAGACGTGATTTGGTGAATAATTTCTTGTTTCGTCACCGATGGTTTTACTTCAACTTCATttactgttttattaaaatcttgaGATTCTTTTTGAATAGGCTGAACAATAGTTGATTTAGGTTTTGTAACGATTATGTTTGAAATTTCTGCCTGCGCTAAgcttactttaatattattattgttaagtgATTGATTTGTTGCAATTATATTTACTGGCAATTTTTCAATTGCGTCTTGATTGGTTTCTTCATTTTCTTCGGTGTCAGTATCTATGAGTAATAGATCATTATCAGATACAGGTGTATCAGGTTTCATTTCCATTTCACTGGCATTTAAATTTTGAACTGCCTGTCGCATTTCTTCGGCATCTTGTTCAGGAATAATTTCGCTTTCATTTGTAGTGTTTTCAATTGCTATCTGATGCGTATTATTGCTTTCTACTTCTTCATAACAGTtaacaaatgtatttattttcccGCCAAAACTTTCGCCCAATAATGCGGCAACAGCATCCTCTGTTTCTTCTTGTGAAATGATGGCCCGAGGTTTCTCCTCTGTCTTTTTGTCTACTTTACAAGATTGAGACTCAGCAACtattttatctgtctgtttatccACATTATCATTTTCTACATTAGGAATACTTCGAACAGCATCTTCACTTATCTTAACGTCGGTATCAACTTCTATGTCAATACTTACACtcgttaaattacaatttactgtATCAAGAGGTGGATCTTTAGGTAGTGGTACTTCACTAATATCTTGCACAATGTTATCAATAGGAGGTGGCATCGGTATGTCGTTAACCTCAATATTTCTCACCATATCGTAATCAATTTCGATTGCATTGTCTAtttctaacttgttaggagaatcTTGATCATCCATTTTTCCAACACTGGTCTCCGCTGTTTTTATGGCAAACGGAGGACTATCTGTTATTCTGGGTAGGCTGGGTGATTCGGAGAGTGATTTACCATCATCTGATTTATCTGCTACGTCTGGCTTTTGGGTATCAGTAGGCAATGGAATGTCAAGTAACATTGTTTTCGGCGAaagtgtaatattattatcaaggTAAGACTCATCAAGCTTTTGTGGCGTAATATTGTTGTCGAAATCAGAGTCCTcaagtttttgtattttttcatggtGATATCCATGGTGATGTTCTTTACGACTTTGACGATCTTCccgatttttctttttcttcttctttttttctcgagaatcttttttatatttaacacagTATTTATTGAAGGGACTATTTACATTAATATCTCCATATTTATGTTCTGcatttaatttttgagtaaaaCAATCGGAACTATTTTCGAGTTTTGAGCGATTGTCATCCATATTTGAGGTGTCAGCAAATAAACGAGCTTCAATTGCTTTACTTACCGCATCGACATCTAAACTGTTGTCATCGTCTTTGATGAAATGCCTTTTGTCTTTCCTTCTCTTCTCTTTTTTACGTTtgatatcttcttttattttaatatcatcacCATTTAATTTATCGCCTGTAGCATAATGATAGTCCATGTGAGTTGCAATATGACCTGTGTCTCTATCAGACTCATCTGAAAGTGGTCCAAATATGTCTTCCATTTTAccttcttttttataattattggaCGTCGGATCCATAATCAAATCATATGACTGGCTTGGTGATCTCTTAtctttcttatattttattttgtcatccCGTGGTTCATCCGTGTCGACACTTTCACGAGttttatcttttcttttttctttcttattactATGACGACGAAATTTGTCGAAATTTTTACGTTTACTCATATCCAGTGTAACTTCAAGACCACTTTCAGTTTTAGTATCTTCATCGGAAAAAGAAAACTTATGTTTGTGttttttcttgtgttttttaCGAATTTCAGACGAATGTATATTTGGTGGAATGGATTCATTTTCAGAAGATATATCATTCGCAAAACTTTTAGCAAACGACATTCTGAATTCGTTTTCAACTTCTAAAATTGATTTCAATCTATTGTCTTCACTGTCACTTTTCCCGAATAAATTCAGCAGAGAAGTTTTCTTTACCTTATCATCGCTAGATTCTTTCAGATGAATATCGGTATCCCTGCATTTTTGAGAAGATTCTGAGtctgaaaatatttcttttttaattttatttacaaaatttaggCTCTTTGTTATAGTTCTGTtagtattatcatcatcagacgTATCAGACACAATGCGCGATCTAGAATTTTTACGAGACAGTTTATTACGTGAGTCCTCTTCATTACTTACTGCATCAAAATAATCATTTGTTCGAATGGCATCGTACTCAAGACTGGACCCATGGGATTTTTCACGTTTTTTACTATGTGTTACAACTTGATCGTCATCAGTGGAACTACCCATGGAAGCCTTATGAGATTTATGCTGTTCATTTTCTGAATCGCTGTCCTCATCCCAACTAGACCTTTTCTTTTCTTCACGTTTTGCTCTACTTTGCTTTAACTGActaaatttagcttttattttttcttgtCGTTTTTCTTCTTCCTGCTTTTGCATATTTTTGCAGGATCTAGCTTTCACTTTATCGTACATAGAAATATATGTTGGTTCATCATCTATGATGTCAAATATAGAATGTTTCTTCATGGGCTCGTCAGAATCTGAACTATCTGTGCTTGGAACTTGTTTACGATTTCGCCGTTTACAATTATCATTTTTATCGTCCTTACTCTTACGTTCCGTAGACATTCTCTTCTCACGCATACTCTCTTTTTTCTTTTcgtcgtttttaaattttttgtcttgATCTTTCAACTTATTGCATAATTCAGCTTGCTGAAGAGCATCTTGTTGCATTTGTAGTTCTTGTATTTGTTGTAATTGCTGGATACGTTTCTTCTCTTTCATCTCTTTACGCAGAGCTTTTTGTCTTTCGTCTTCTTCACTCGATCTCAATTCTAAAGTAG
This window of the Bicyclus anynana chromosome 19, ilBicAnyn1.1, whole genome shotgun sequence genome carries:
- the LOC112049069 gene encoding protein split ends isoform X3; this encodes MAATAAAAVTWRGTNDSATEYCRRGNTPAAYGRTTPHHRWYASGTAAAGAAGAAGAASAASAASAGSGSGGAAGGESTPSTPGGAAERRRRLSGSGSSRSESSSPEPSDTSRASTPAAHHHPAAHHAARRTPPPHPHQWPSTANGRPLAICVRNLPTRSTDSSLKDGLYHEYKKHGKVVWVKVVGQNADRYAVVRFKKPSDVEKALEVSQDKLFFGCKISVAPHQSCDDDAESAKPYETDIDEYHPKATRTLFIGNLEKDVTQQQLRDKFKHFGRIIEIDIKKGSGGGAGYAFCQYASISSVVEAIRAMDGEHVGSSRVKLGFGKPVATTCVWVDGLTEHTEKQVLGAVSRCGAATSVCVDRAAGAALVHFEQAAAAGGAVRELRRVAAQLSAAEPDHPRLCVDYASRECQEAFYEQLEKHGGSAALAGAERVVGETSGRYIPSARHETLRYETGASRSRAPSFGRSSSRTPRYNSHDHYDPADYAADRRYRLYDELGSSPQTDEATYEDRLQSVVVSPHRAHKHRRDSSPEDRKHSKERHRSAGGGSRRSRSGSRGHVSRRRHRRRRDGSGSRTSRAGTPLRDEPDAPPTEPRRPPRDRPPLPMSLPLPKFAVQLLRAAPAQPRSLPAAPASPPRPPSASSSSGGSAPHSPSLEERIRSLDEKYERWSGSRAHADAPDRSRLRHRLLELDINEVKPSEVVRSLLAKRSVFDEDSERLEGARAPSPGGSPRSLTVAVPRVLRYPFPAHSGSVTAPATPSTSTAAPGTPTRLPEPDETDRLYPSPLERLPKLPDIETLNETRIALRTPSIDKQADLQEKKQSPLFDKEQFEIEGNIIRSENKSRRNSLVVNFEEIRSPKNTENITSDQKLMEQNTIDINEKHNLKDRVVAEDKPITIKKENSPKVEDQKVLKTSDSIISKFERNCFRDNMKLCSQEIKEAIKQELEGNLELTQNEMFFFSKDYDSKLQTIIQEDVKPKFNHENKLLESGFREKKEIDKLFQNHINKEIIAYNVHSLNHLNVTNCSELPRKIIEENQDSKLNEKICKEKCDVNGPLFLHDDKFGKENINCEKTVDNFKAQNNVLHAVEKTVSNPKNHDESNRKDCDRTKHSKDRSDKDHTEKEKVQNKHFKHEKNEKERKKEDNHFIKSNSDKLDKFKTEKHLETEKSIEKDRESDKSRHTDDAKTVRHENHKKDKSEKDKKRDTETESLVKGLKRDDKHKHDRSKKDSDIKRDSKSDNSKSRKSSRDESSRDICRKDSTDSSTSRTSHDSTKSRDYENTDMKEESKNKVRSTGEILMKEESKNKVRSTAEILMKEESKNKVRSNAEILHKLETDKDSIKFNDLPKLESKVLLVKCEIKEERDSTHNFKNKIDGYLENTIKTKSEGPEKQRHYSLDSPNLDSKRKERLNSCSSLPSNIGHKRRKSSQDSVDCLTEYTKKCKSERRDSKDSRSLDRHKTTKFNKGHFAKIIESKTKDDKKNQVKPPDEIFLNIKDDETKESLSERSNKTIKKDSLDDSEEKLELLGRSQQSGNSESSSESLHNNLDFLATLELRSSEEDERQKALRKEMKEKKRIQQLQQIQELQMQQDALQQAELCNKLKDQDKKFKNDEKKKESMREKRMSTERKSKDDKNDNCKRRNRKQVPSTDSSDSDEPMKKHSIFDIIDDEPTYISMYDKVKARSCKNMQKQEEEKRQEKIKAKFSQLKQSRAKREEKKRSSWDEDSDSENEQHKSHKASMGSSTDDDQVVTHSKKREKSHGSSLEYDAIRTNDYFDAVSNEEDSRNKLSRKNSRSRIVSDTSDDDNTNRTITKSLNFVNKIKKEIFSDSESSQKCRDTDIHLKESSDDKVKKTSLLNLFGKSDSEDNRLKSILEVENEFRMSFAKSFANDISSENESIPPNIHSSEIRKKHKKKHKHKFSFSDEDTKTESGLEVTLDMSKRKNFDKFRRHSNKKEKRKDKTRESVDTDEPRDDKIKYKKDKRSPSQSYDLIMDPTSNNYKKEGKMEDIFGPLSDESDRDTGHIATHMDYHYATGDKLNGDDIKIKEDIKRKKEKRRKDKRHFIKDDDNSLDVDAVSKAIEARLFADTSNMDDNRSKLENSSDCFTQKLNAEHKYGDINVNSPFNKYCVKYKKDSREKKKKKKKNREDRQSRKEHHHGYHHEKIQKLEDSDFDNNITPQKLDESYLDNNITLSPKTMLLDIPLPTDTQKPDVADKSDDGKSLSESPSLPRITDSPPFAIKTAETSVGKMDDQDSPNKLEIDNAIEIDYDMVRNIEVNDIPMPPPIDNIVQDISEVPLPKDPPLDTVNCNLTSVSIDIEVDTDVKISEDAVRSIPNVENDNVDKQTDKIVAESQSCKVDKKTEEKPRAIISQEETEDAVAALLGESFGGKINTFVNCYEEVESNNTHQIAIENTTNESEIIPEQDAEEMRQAVQNLNASEMEMKPDTPVSDNDLLLIDTDTEENEETNQDAIEKLPVNIIATNQSLNNNNIKVSLAQAEISNIIVTKPKSTIVQPIQKESQDFNKTVNEVEVKPSVTKQEIIHQITSTATPVITSPIRSWTLSNSKLIEPQTNIPVSSMTNKEHNETKPTHITANIVQIKGPHTQGVQIGSSIRPIINPTRVGTPYQVINQIIRPQVSTMQPPTIKIPEPHIIYQKPQGIVISPRISNEPMLLSPKTSPRTEGMTSPRLTNMTILGSSPQNINSVGIASSNTLQQRSPGQVTVVRMQQPPLSPIQTMHISPGARAMVSPNRPNSVLVQTQGSPLHFNRLPVTPVLTPISKQLNVNNIIQQTKSSLGNNTQLIHQPKIISDTRKPENINENTKIILSPTRLHQSTNSTIIAQNRLISVQNPIHVGNINSTLQLSNKVLLNSKTQLPEKRDVSINKTEQSLLPPIIHVATHAPSSIIQGSTKSVVCSLQEAVNRGNGSNVIHTINSQRLLATNPITNVIQLDTNKSTPSVLSMATVRPTQSLGKSESANTVVVTTTSLANVVMTPLLLNTSTTPKATIRLHPRSESEHDTHPSVPFSNHCQPQHNDINIEKKELDIQKPVPVSTPDNVKCETDFEELLKDNTNEIKVTNDPEKKLEVNVGKNLTLITPAYDRRKSTDENTKVEESHSNKELTTKKQYNSTADDAILKINDTEITTSAIVEVKSTNLVENISNSSNLETKRQQSSDVNSHDTKDNIDDSKTSENNDIILATKDDESNNKFFSLLSSPNKGNEIKNLDEGDFWSAKDVNIESVIKKVDSLCNDIPDEKKEEIHKVNGSKTKNTSEGISSETNPQIDLFIGAKEAIKEDACSTDLPKGIQSQSEKFQECNVIEETVVGKTTSKRGGRSGRGKKTEKNQDRVQTRQIAKPQRGSSKRGRGSRAKVDKKIKNSVTNNLNNMPGDVYDFHEDSGDETVTSPNKTEVRPRLILTIKSPLSGHSNAIATSTLSITPKEQIKNTEKQKEEKMEVFVSPSANTRKSRRLQEKDIQRSTFDDVIDEVIKGSATQARNNKETNKKRSTRQAGFKTNTEKNNTSGDIRKSPRGVKRTRDRSLSDASIDSSDDNFKREDAVKEPKLPKLAESVVPPKSETETIIKTTAVAPPVITAPPSNPTPIMKPPKKMISEIVKLTGVFEPAANVSRVVVSSPSVPDRPLPTERPCEAERAPPPAAETSPLTAGEAGDAGYVRRLVDNVPANMMPVGATEATDARVQSPALPHRPPSAQHHADRFLTLYDPPVVVRGGEGDHGAYAGPASLPRGAHHPPLSKPPVAALGPLPINSASRTPVTDEVRLSRTSVPAGSPQGPIALGDGMYPHFSHHHYQMYQQHFRATQHENVATPTFLPRGALEAEASEAPTPPPLELRRPPPARVPRPAHSPSPLDRHILYAVRCGRSPPPAHGTSRPPSALPPPGPPGPPHASQVPREADSLQMLLRRYPVMWQGLLALKNDSAAVQMHFVGGNPAVAADALSRHSDGSAASLLRIAQRMRLEPAQLDQVHRKMKLENEHCILLALPCGRDHMDVLQQSTNLTAGFITYLQRKQAAGIVNVAPSPGHHQSIYTVHIFPSCDFANENLNRIAPDLMHRVANIAHLLIVIATALG